The DNA window ACTGTTGTCTCAAAAACTCATGATCGAGGAGGCTATAGAAAGCTACCCAGAGCAGAGGACAATGTTATAGCTCTAAAGAGTGAAGATATCACTCGAAATATCACGACTATAGCAGATTGGATAGGGTTTGGCCCTAACGACATCTGCCCTCCCTATATGCTGCCTTCAATGAGGCTGGTTGGCTTTATTTGTATGTTCTCTATTGTGTTAAGCCGAGCTAGCTTCATAAGTTTTTATTTCTAACATGAGATCGATTTGACTTTGGTTGTGTTCATCGATTTATCTCATGGGATTGTACCAATATTAAATTATTGGTTGAACAGAAGACTGCTGCTTATGTTCAAAATGTCTGTTTTGATTTTCACTAATAAACATAATGCTCGCCACTTCCAATTTGAAACTCTAAACCAGCAGCTATGCAAACATCTCTTCCACAGTTAATCGATCGCAACAGTTGGATGGATTGATTATTAAGGAACTGCCACAGTTAATTAGAGCCTTTATTCATCAGAAGGCCTATATGTATTCCTTATTCCCAGTCCTTGAGATTGCATATTTTAGctgcaaaaattaaattttatttcttttttctcatgTCCCCACCACAATTACGTATTTCGGTGCTTTGACTCAAAAGAGTCACACTAATAATCCTAGGTGATAGCCACCTGAGCATGAACCTCCCCATTAATGGCTGATGAAACCATAGACATGGGCTTAAACTAAACTAAACAAGGATTAATGCTTCTTGGAGCCTAACCATTCTGCAATTTTGCACTACACTTTGACAGCAACCATGACCTCTGAACAAATTAGGCACTATATAGCTTCATATTTGCAATACCTTCCATCTGTCTAACAACCGGGAATCGTGATCAGGTGAAGATGCAACTAATATTTACTACTAATTATTTGAATTCAAACTTAAAACActgtagattatatattattaccAGAAGATAACGAGATCAAAATATCATTACTTGGCTGGCTCTAGTAGGGGCCCTTCGTACACCCAAAAAATGGAGATCCCGCAACTAGAATTTAATTATTCGAACCAGATTATTCAGCCTCACTCTCAACACCTTTGTTTTTCATGAGGCTGAAGAGTCTGGTCCCATCTCTTCTGAAGCTGAGAAGCTATTCCTGACAACTTGTTTGGTGTCCCACTCATCGTTCGCTGTTGCGGACACAGGCCTCTTCTGTGCTTCAACCTCGAGCCTTCGCTTGTATTCTGTAATCATTGTTGAAAATAAACCCATTGAATATTTAAATGTTAACAGTTTGGATAATAAGGATAGAACCTTAAAGAAAAGGGTTTACTTTTATTGGTAATTGAACGTCGAGTATATGCCAAAAACTCGTCCCACTTGAATTTCCTAAGCTCTTGCTTTTCCTCCTCGGGAAGCTCAATGTTCGGCTCCCTTCCACACATGAATGCAGCTCTACAGATAAAAAAATTCTACCAATGAGTTTCAAAATCCATTAGTCTATCCATCAAAATATATACTCCGTAAGTTGCATTGCCATTAAAAGGGTCGATCTAGAAATACATCTTAGCACATAAAGAAATGATAGAGTCCAGCTTTTTTTTACTTATAGTAGTTGacataatagaaaataaaaccaATGAATATAAGGGGAATAATTGAGATATAAAACTGCCGGACAAATGCAGCACTTTACCATCCCTTTATTTCAGGAGGCTAGGAATCACATATACCTTCATAACTTTTTCACGCTTACCATCTGATATTCTTTTCTAATTTGCATATGAATATCACTTTTGTTGTATATATCACCAATATACGTTAAGACTTTCAAagaaatttcttaataaaatgaGCAGCAACTTTAATGAACAGGACTTGTTCTTTATAGCAAATCAATGTTCTTATCAGACTCAGGCTTAAAGATTTTTTGCAGTTCTATTGAACTATTGAATCAACCTTAATCCAAAATAGTAGAATTTGCATTACAAATAGTGATAAGATATTCTAAAAATTGTAGTAGCAATCATTACAAGCAAGATAAAAGCCAGCTTATTACCTGTCATATAAACGAGCAGCTTCTTCTTGCGAACCAACTGTCCCTAAGTGAATCTGTTTCTTGTCAACTTTTATTGCTGCCTGCCATTTCATATTTTTGAAGTATACACCCCTCATCAGACATTGTTCTTGGTTTTGAAGATGCTTCCTCCTGTGTCGCTTTCTGCGTTTGATTGGTTGCCCTACAAATAATAACATTGTTCATGGACATCATACAAGAATGTAGGAACTAAATTGGCTCCAGGTATCTGATTTTGATGCCAATGAGTAATGATATGTTTTATCAGGAAGCACCATGGCATGAACTCAGTTCAGAGATATAAcattttcctctttatttttaaGATACAAAAAGTGATAAAAACCATCTCTTCCTCAAATTGCTTCCATATTCATCTCAAGCATGGCATTCATCACAAGCAGGACTCTAAGATAGCCCCGAGAGGAGAATAAACAAAAACAGGATTCAAAAGAGAAAACAGACTTAATTTTCCACATTAAATATCAGCAGATCGGAtcatatcattttcataactTCACATTGTTGATTCTCTAGGCAGTAGTGCCATGCTTCAACTGATGATGGCAAAACTATTGAACTTTAATGAACCAATTGtgcaataatttttatttttcttattttgcacAGAGATAAATTTATAAGATGGCCCCAAATTTGGGATACATGAACCAATTAGTGAGAGGCATATTGATGCAAGGATTGTTGGAAATGCTCCTGCCATGAGTCATTGCCTGTTCTGTGGGCCTGAGGGTTCACCCTCACAGTTTTGTCCTCGGAGGAAAGGCACATTGATAGGGGAATGGTGGCCTTGCTTTATAAGGCCACAATCCTAACTTTGACTGGTAGATGAGGGACCATTTTCTCCCTCGACACTGGTCCCATTAGTCAAGGGTGCCAATCCATTCCATCGCAATGGTGCCATCTGAAAGAATCTGTAGTGACCCCTCAACAAGGCAAGAACAATATACAAGAGAACAGAGGTGTCATTTTAATCTAGGCTCCACCATCATAAATGCAAATAAGGCCATTTAAGTCTGAATAGACAACCACAACATAAACCCATTAGTGAGTATAAGCTAGTATTTCCAAATACTCAGGTTCCATTAATCCCAAAAGGGCACGAATAGCCAGCTGATGTATTCTTTCTGATCAGATGCAAATAGAGTTTGATAAGCTGGAAACCTATTAATATCATCTTAATACACGTAcaatttcaaagaaagaaagaaagaccAACACAAAACTATAAACAAGTAACAAGCTTTCCAGCTTTATTGATATTAACAAACATTTGGAACACGTTTCTTAAGATACAAACCTGGAAAAGGTTGACTATGATGCTCTTTTGATGAACCAGAGCCAGAAACATTTGGTGATGCAAAGTCAACCTTAGCAATGCTTTTCTGAGAAGCAGCACCAAAGAGTTACATGCAAGTGTTAATTCTacttccaaaataataaaaatagtaataataatttgtCTATCACGACATTAAGAACCTTAATCATTTAACATATTCATAAAGTAATTCCAATTGGATGGCTGTGagttaaaataacttaaaaatagcACAATTATATGAACTAAAAATTCAGAACAGAGAAGGGTTTGCACAAACAATACAACAGATTTGGAAATACAGACAGCTTTTTTACCTTACAAGTGAAAGCAACTCTGAATCAAGAGTACAGTAGACTAGTAAGCCAAATATGGATGTGCTTAATGAGCATTTTAATTGACACTATTTACCCTGTGATTCTAGCTCAAAAGCAACCGCAATATActgaacaaatttttaaaaagaaagggTGCCTTAGAATGCAACGGCTTACCAAGCATCAACTATTTCTCCATATTGGCAAGGAACCGAGGAATCCTTAGGATCATATACTTGGAAGAcgcaaaataaaatatattatcgTTTCCTATTGCATCTGTTCTGGTAAGGAGTGTTTTCCTAAATCTATTAAATCTTGTATTTCCTCTAGTCATTATATTCAAGTTCAGGCATCCACTTTTACCGTTAGGTTTTAGATTGGAAGCTTAACATGTTCTGTAAACTAtgagtgaaaaaaaataattctttcTATTCACTGATTCATAATTACACTGATCCACCTTCTGAATCACTTCTTATAAACTATACATGCCTCCAACAGATGGTGGATATTCATTCAACTATAACTTCTACACCAACCATGAAAATTCGCCAACCACATGAAAGTATGCAGTTGACTGGGTACCATGAAAATACAGTTAGCAAAACAATGATGAAGATAGAATGCAATCTCTGCCAGTAATTGTCAACTAAGGAGACACTCTATCATGTTTGCATTATTGCATGTTACAAATCTTTCATAGAATATGGAAATAGAGAGGATCCACTATAAAGGGGGAATAGTTCTTTCAAACTAACCATGgtctttctttttttcccctttttgtgGACAAAGGTGGATGAAATGACTCACTTCTAGAATTATTATATTGTGAAAAATACACCagtaaatatataattatggACAAAACTAAGTTACAACACCGATTTAAGATTAGCAGAGATTTAAGAGGTGAGAAATGAACTATGATGGAAGATTCACAATGGTAATACTCTTTTTTATTCCCCTCTTCATGAACATGTACTAAACCTCACACCCCCCAAGCCCACCCTTGTGTGTACCAGGCATGCTGGTCATTTAAAATAGTGGACACTGATAAATATGTAAAATTGGCCAATAGTTTGACATAAGATAGTGAGAAATTACTAAGGCAAGCATCCATGAACCAAGGGGAAAAGATAAAATCAATCTTTGCAAGCTGACAAGTAGATACAAAAAAGGTAAAAGAATAGTGATACAAAACCGATTCATATCAACACAACCAAGATGTCAAATTAAAACCGTTAGACCATTTAATACTATATCCGGTAGCTTGCTAACAAAGCATTCTTACCCCATGCACGTGATTGATGAAATCTGAGGGCAAGGGATGCGCACTGACTGATTTCGCATTATGACTAGAATTCTCAGGTATATTTCCACTAGCAAAAGCTCTAGGAAGTGGAGTCAAAAAGGAACTCCTCCCTGCAAAAGGTCATCAAATTCAGTGAGTGGAATTGTTCAAGCATAACATAGAACCTGTTTATTTACATTCTATCTAACTCGTAATTTAATCAAACAAACTTACgtagaaaatataaaagaaaataattgaagGACATATATGGTGAATTTCCCTACTCATTGCAATCAATAGAAGCAATTAATTTGCAATTTAAAGTACACCACAACCAAAGTTTACCAGAGCAGAGTCCCAGGAGCTTGCGTCTGCGTAAGCTCACCATGTCGGGAAATGCTTTAACCAGCAAACGATGGTTTAATTGGTAGCCCTTTGCATTTATCCCTATGTCTGCTTGTAAGATTACAAAAGATGGGCGTGTATCAGTAGAATAAACAATTTGAAAATGACAAGCATCATATATTGCAAAATGAACAAGATGGCCGATGAAAACAGATGGCCGACAGAGATAGGAAACATCATCATAAGTAAACAAAGATATCACATATCGTAAAGCAAAAGGATAGAAGGTCAACACATAAACTGAAGGCCATTAATAAGTTAATACAAGTATTGTAATCCGGACAAAGAATTCTGATGGCTGAAAACCAGCCTCTCTCTCGTCATTACGTACGTCTCAGTTCAATAATGCCACACAGAAACTAAAATCTAAGCTCACCATGTACGAACTAAAATCCAGTCTTTTCTCACTTCAGGGGAAATTTTATTCACTTCTAAAAGTTAACCAGGCTCCGGAAAGGGGGCCAGGTGACAATAAGCtttttatgtataaataaataaattaattcatcATAATTTGCATAAAGTAAAGCCAAAACTTTAATCATGTGAAACTAACAAAGTCGCCCAATGACTTTGCCTAAAAAAGATCCCAATTATCTCTCCCAAATAAGTCAACCCACCAACCTACCACCTCTCATGGAAGCAAATGCggtgaaaagaaaaacaaatataacACAGAACCCAAACCCCAAAATAcacaaaaatcaaagagaagaaagaaacccACAAACAAACCCAAAGCCTTTAAACCCATCAAAGCGAAAAATGGCGATAACCCCATGACCAGGAAAGGCAAAAGCCACCCATTACAAGAAgataaacaacaaaaaaacacAAGGCATTGTTTTTATCATTTGTTTGGTACCTgagacagaaaaaaaaaagaaaaaacaaggtGACGATGGAGTCAGCGTAGAAACCGAGAGAAAAAGACAGGTTTTGTAAAGTTGACACTAAAATCTGGTGAAAAgaatatatggatatatataaacTGTGTTGTCTTGTGAAGGGACGAAAGGAAGATGGTGCTTGAAGAGAAGAGTGAAGGGAGAAAGAAAAGAGGGAGTGTTTTGTTTATGAGAAGTTGGTAGTGGCTCTCATGAGTCATGCATCTACCACCACCTTTTTTTTCTGCATTTATGCTAATTTTTTAGTGGAAAAAAGGCTCCATTTTTATGGAAGGGTGGCGGAGCTGCTGCTGATTGCGTAAACAAGGGAAATGGAAATAATCAAAGAAGCAAAGGGCCAAATCCAAAGGCAAAAGTCTTTGTAATCTGTAGATAAGAGAAGAACGTATATGCTTGTATTTGTGTACTTTTTAATCACCTATGATTCCTCTATTGCCCCCTTTCCTTCTTTCTATGTTGTAAACACTAAAATTCCACATCTCTGAGGTCTCTTTCCCTGCTTCCACATTTACTTTAATACCCTTTTACATAGACTATTATTGGTTTTTTAGGCAAAAATAAGAAATGCTTCCAATTTAGGTGAAAAGtgattttttcctttcctttttaatTTGAACCAGGTTGAATGTGTGTATTTTTAGTGTGAAAACAGGATCgaattaaattagaaattaacACTTGCCACAAAATATTCTCATACATATCAGCCATCAAAAGAGGGGATGAGTACAAATCGACAACAGTTCTTGCTCATAAGATAAATCTGAAACACCTATTATTCTCTCTCAAAATATGCTTGCCTTCCAATCTTTATATGCAATCGGAAGCTAGAGCATTATGAATCAAGCTTATTACAACTAAGTTTTTGCAAATCAAGTATCTCAGCTAGCTCTATACCCTTTTTGAGCCCCCATAGCTCTGCTTTTAAACTATTTTGTTGAAATATTTGAAGTTGTTAAAATATGTTAAGAGTCCTTTTCCTTCACCATTGGAATAAAACAGTAACTTGCCATATTTggaatatttgaaatttattaaatcatatttttggggTGAATTGAGATTATAGAATAAATTAAGCCCATCAatgaatattaatttatttttaaaaatttatttagaaaTTAGATCATGTATATCAACtggattaaaattttgaaagcttATCTGTCAACAATCTATTTCACCTTAGttgttaatattatattgtatttagtTATTTAATTGTTGTTTAAAAGCGATCATGATTGATTTTCATTATATTAGTAAGTCTCAAAAACCTTATATAAttgagagacttgtataggttgATGTACTAAGACTCGGGAATTATTAGTGAAAGTGCATTTGTAATTGTAAAACATTTGGGTTATAGTTTTACATGCTAAGTTCTCAAGGGGGAAATTTAGAGGTGAAAGATCTAATATTTGGGATATAAGAGTGATGTTCTTTACCGGTTGTATTTGATTCAAGGGTAATAGATTCTTCTCATGAACTAGGCTCTACAAATATAGGAAATCAAACGGGATAAATAAACTTTGTTATCCCCTATTTACATTGTGTTTGTCGTAGTTTTTGTAGAAGTGTCTACTTTTACAGTCACTTCTGCTCATATTTTGTTATTTGTATATTTCATATCTTATAGACTTAGCAACTATTATAAGTCAATGAAGTCAATAAAATCCTATGACCTATCCTACCATTCTCATCTCGAATGAGTATACCGAACACTCCCTTTCTTCGGATTCGTTACGGCTGAGCCATTTGAAATTGATTTGGCTCATCCTCTATTCGAAACTTGTCATCGTAGTTCCACCACTGTTGGCATGGTGCACTTCTTTGCCTTAGTGGTGAGTGCATGGAAGAAACCTACATTCTTGAGGTAGTGCTAGATAACATTGGTGTTGACCGAGGTAGAATAGAAAACAATATTGTTTCCTGAAATCCATAATTCCCGAAGGAAAGAAAAAAGGTAGAGACTAGGTAGCGAAGGCCTAGACAACCAAGCATTAGATTGAAGGTTTCTAATAACCAATTCACCCAATCTTTGTTGTTCGAGCCTTCATTACATAGCTTATTCCATTAGTGATCACTATGTGGGCAGCAGAGAATGTTCTCAATGTCTTCTTGATGGTTATCATAAGTCCGATCAGTGCCATAACTCGCTTATGTAAAAGTGGCATTTGagaattaaattttatgtaaagtttagaaattttattaaaatctaagatttataatttttattcatttaagatttaaattaatttcactaaaatttgagataaacattattatatagaactaatttaataaaaagtgtgCTTCATAGTTTATACTTGTTATAAAGGAAAAACGGTTgtggaaaggaagaagaaaatataaaaaattggcTCTAATAAACTTTAAGTGTTATGATGAAATACTATTATAGAATAGGGTGAGTATTTGATATATATTGGCAGTGCGTGTTTTTTAACTCCACAAGCAAAGTTATTAAATTCTCACGtgtctcaattttttaaaagttattactATATCCTACATATATTTGTC is part of the Gossypium hirsutum isolate 1008001.06 chromosome D11, Gossypium_hirsutum_v2.1, whole genome shotgun sequence genome and encodes:
- the LOC107912553 gene encoding ethylene-responsive transcription factor-like protein At4g13040 is translated as MVSLRRRKLLGLCSGRSSFLTPLPRAFASGNIPENSSHNAKSVSAHPLPSDFINHVHGKSIAKVDFASPNVSGSGSSKEHHSQPFPGQPIKRRKRHRRKHLQNQEQCLMRGVYFKNMKWQAAIKVDKKQIHLGTVGSQEEAARLYDRAAFMCGREPNIELPEEEKQELRKFKWDEFLAYTRRSITNKKYKRRLEVEAQKRPVSATANDEWDTKQVVRNSFSASEEMGPDSSAS